In Kitasatospora sp. NBC_00240, the following are encoded in one genomic region:
- a CDS encoding PLP-dependent aminotransferase family protein, with product MRIGVEQLVRALGEWQAGAVPLVDALDGALREAVLDGRLAVGSALPAERRIADALGVSRGTVVAALDRLRDGGWVRTRHGSASTVQLPPSSAERFAPPSADGSGESIDLRRAVPAAPRAEYLAATARAARRAGPALAQGGHCGAGLPELREAIAARYTREGLPTRAEQILVTSGARAALALLAAQLRPRVAAVENPTYPRAAAVLRAAGARLSGLRVTTEGWDEDQLRAAFATARGGLAYLVPDFQNPTGALMDTPTRQLVAEAAAEHRVTVVADETLRDLHLSGPAPLPARIPRAVLVGSASKAVWAGLRVGWIRAPGTALIGELLHHPLCEPLSAPPMEQLVAVELLDALEPLLERRRAELLIQRDHLAGRLADDARWRFTVPQGGLVLWLRLNGLRADTVTARASAAGLHLAPGSSFAVDGTLARYLRVPWTPPTATLDRIADLLDEACAPPVH from the coding sequence GTGCGAATCGGAGTGGAGCAACTGGTCAGGGCGCTCGGCGAGTGGCAGGCCGGCGCCGTCCCGCTGGTGGATGCGCTGGACGGCGCCCTGCGGGAGGCCGTGCTGGACGGGCGGCTGGCGGTCGGCAGTGCCCTGCCGGCCGAGCGCCGGATCGCCGACGCGCTCGGCGTCAGCCGGGGCACGGTGGTGGCAGCACTGGACCGGCTGCGGGACGGCGGCTGGGTGCGGACCAGACACGGCAGCGCCAGTACCGTGCAGTTGCCGCCCAGCTCCGCCGAGCGGTTCGCGCCCCCGTCGGCGGACGGCAGCGGCGAGTCGATCGACCTGCGCAGGGCCGTCCCCGCCGCCCCGCGGGCCGAGTACCTCGCCGCCACGGCACGCGCGGCCCGGCGGGCCGGCCCCGCGCTGGCGCAGGGCGGCCACTGCGGCGCCGGGCTGCCCGAACTCCGGGAGGCGATCGCCGCGCGCTACACCCGCGAGGGTCTCCCCACCCGGGCCGAGCAGATCCTGGTGACCTCCGGCGCCCGCGCCGCGCTCGCCCTGCTCGCCGCTCAGCTGCGCCCCCGGGTGGCCGCCGTCGAGAACCCGACGTATCCGCGCGCCGCCGCCGTCCTGCGCGCCGCCGGGGCCCGCCTGTCCGGCCTGCGGGTCACCACCGAGGGCTGGGACGAGGACCAGCTGCGGGCCGCGTTCGCCACCGCGCGAGGCGGACTGGCCTATCTGGTCCCGGACTTCCAGAACCCGACGGGCGCGCTGATGGACACCCCCACCAGGCAGCTGGTCGCCGAGGCGGCGGCCGAGCACCGGGTGACGGTGGTGGCCGACGAGACCCTGCGCGACCTGCACCTGTCCGGGCCTGCGCCGCTGCCTGCGCGGATCCCGCGGGCGGTGCTGGTCGGCTCGGCCAGCAAGGCCGTCTGGGCCGGGCTGCGGGTGGGCTGGATCAGGGCCCCCGGCACGGCGCTGATCGGCGAGCTCCTGCACCACCCGCTCTGCGAGCCGCTCTCGGCGCCGCCGATGGAACAGCTCGTCGCCGTCGAACTCCTCGACGCCCTCGAACCGTTGCTCGAGCGGCGCCGGGCCGAACTGCTCATCCAGCGCGACCACCTGGCCGGACGGCTGGCGGACGACGCCCGCTGGCGGTTCACGGTGCCGCAGGGCGGCCTGGTGCTGTGGCTCAGGCTGAACGGCCTGCGGGCCGACACCGTGACGGCCCGGGCGAGCGCCGCCGGGCTCCACCTCGCGCCCGGCAGCAGTTTCGCCGTGGACGGCACGCTCGCCCGCTACCTGCGGGTGCCCTGGACGCCGCCGACGGCGACCCTGGACCGGATCGCCGACCTCCTCGACGAGGCCTGCGCGCCGCCCGTCCACTGA
- the hypE gene encoding hydrogenase expression/formation protein HypE — protein MGHGGGGAMSAELVEHVFAPAFGGPLLASLGDSAALTLGGARLAFSTDSFVVRPLFFPGGSIGDLAVNGTVNDLAMSGARPAYLSCAFILEEGVEMAVVARVAQALGAAARRAGVEVVTGDTKVVEAGHGDGIYLNTAGIGLIPAGVDIRAQRAEPGDVVIVSGDIGVHGVAVMSVREGLEFGVRIESDCAALGGLVEAMLAVTPDLHVLRDPTRGGLGAALNEIAVAAGVGVLVQERSVPVPDEVANACAILGLDPMYVANEGKLVAFVPRRHADAVLAAMRTHPLGARAAVIGECVADHPGMVVARTGLGGTRVVDLPIGEQLPRIC, from the coding sequence ATGGGCCACGGCGGCGGCGGGGCGATGTCCGCCGAACTCGTCGAGCACGTCTTCGCCCCCGCCTTCGGCGGACCGCTGCTGGCCTCGCTCGGCGACTCGGCGGCGCTCACCCTCGGCGGCGCCCGGCTCGCCTTCTCCACCGACTCGTTCGTGGTGCGGCCGCTGTTCTTCCCCGGCGGCAGCATCGGCGACCTCGCGGTCAACGGCACCGTCAACGACCTCGCCATGAGCGGGGCCCGGCCGGCCTACCTGTCCTGCGCCTTCATCCTGGAGGAGGGCGTGGAGATGGCGGTGGTCGCCCGGGTCGCCCAGGCACTCGGCGCGGCCGCCCGCCGGGCCGGCGTCGAGGTGGTGACCGGCGACACCAAGGTGGTCGAGGCCGGCCACGGGGACGGGATCTACCTCAACACCGCCGGGATCGGCCTGATCCCGGCCGGCGTCGACATCCGCGCGCAGCGGGCCGAGCCGGGCGACGTGGTGATCGTCAGCGGCGACATCGGGGTGCACGGCGTCGCGGTGATGAGCGTGCGCGAGGGCCTGGAGTTCGGGGTCCGGATCGAGAGCGACTGCGCCGCCCTCGGCGGGCTGGTGGAGGCGATGCTCGCGGTCACCCCCGACCTGCACGTGCTGCGTGACCCCACCCGGGGCGGGCTCGGTGCGGCGCTCAACGAGATCGCCGTCGCGGCCGGTGTCGGCGTCCTGGTCCAGGAGCGCAGCGTCCCGGTGCCGGACGAGGTGGCCAATGCCTGCGCCATCCTCGGCCTGGACCCGATGTACGTCGCGAACGAGGGCAAGTTGGTGGCCTTCGTCCCGCGCCGGCACGCCGACGCCGTGCTGGCGGCGATGCGGACCCACCCGCTCGGCGCCCGGGCGGCCGTGATCGGCGAGTGCGTCGCCGACCACCCCGGGATGGTGGTCGCGCGCACCGGGCTCGGTGGTACCCGGGTGGTGGATCTGCCGATCGGTGAGCAGCTGCCCAGGATCTGCTGA
- the hypD gene encoding hydrogenase formation protein HypD, producing the protein MKYLEEFRDPELARRLLDDIRATVTRPWALMEVCGGQTHTIIRHGIDQLLPEGVELIHGPGCPVCVTPLEVIDKALEIASRPGVIFCSFGDMLRVPGTDRDLFRVRGEGGDVRVVYSPLDALRIAQQNPDREVVFFGIGFETTAPPNAMTVYQARKLGIRNFSLLVSHVRVPPAIEAIMTSPDCRVQGFLAAGHVCSVMGVEEYPELAERHRVPIVVTGFEPLDILEGIRRTVRQLERGEHTVENAYQRAVRPEGNPAAKAMLADVFEVTDRAWRGIGVIPQSGWRLSPRYRDQDAEHRFQVSGITTVEPAECRSGEVLQGLLKPNQCEAFGTTCTPRNPLGATMVSSEGACAAYYLYRRLGLPAAPLPARSLPVVPLEASPVA; encoded by the coding sequence GTGAAGTACCTGGAGGAGTTCCGGGATCCGGAGCTGGCCCGTCGGCTGCTGGACGACATCCGCGCGACGGTGACCAGGCCGTGGGCGCTGATGGAGGTCTGCGGCGGTCAGACGCACACCATCATCCGGCACGGCATCGACCAACTCCTCCCGGAGGGAGTTGAGTTGATTCACGGCCCGGGGTGTCCGGTGTGCGTGACGCCGCTTGAGGTGATCGACAAGGCGCTGGAGATCGCCTCCAGGCCCGGCGTGATCTTCTGCTCCTTCGGTGACATGCTGCGGGTGCCCGGCACCGACCGGGACCTCTTCCGGGTGCGCGGCGAGGGCGGGGATGTCCGAGTGGTGTACTCGCCGCTGGACGCGCTGCGGATCGCCCAGCAGAACCCGGATCGGGAGGTGGTCTTCTTCGGCATCGGCTTCGAGACCACCGCGCCACCCAACGCCATGACCGTCTACCAGGCGCGCAAGCTCGGGATCCGCAACTTCAGCCTGCTGGTCTCGCACGTGCGGGTGCCGCCCGCCATCGAAGCGATCATGACCTCGCCGGACTGCCGGGTCCAGGGCTTCCTGGCGGCCGGCCACGTCTGCAGCGTGATGGGCGTGGAGGAGTACCCGGAGCTGGCCGAACGGCACCGGGTGCCGATCGTGGTGACCGGCTTCGAACCGCTCGACATCCTGGAGGGGATCCGCCGCACCGTACGACAGTTGGAGCGCGGCGAGCACACCGTCGAGAACGCCTACCAGCGGGCGGTGCGGCCGGAGGGCAACCCCGCCGCCAAGGCCATGCTGGCGGACGTCTTCGAGGTCACCGACCGTGCCTGGCGCGGCATCGGGGTGATCCCGCAGAGCGGTTGGCGGCTGTCGCCGCGCTACCGCGACCAGGACGCCGAGCACCGGTTCCAGGTCTCCGGCATCACCACCGTCGAGCCGGCCGAGTGCCGCAGCGGTGAAGTCCTCCAGGGCCTGCTGAAGCCGAACCAGTGCGAGGCCTTCGGCACCACCTGCACCCCGCGCAACCCGCTCGGCGCCACCATGGTCTCCAGCGAGGGCGCCTGTGCGGCCTATTACCTCTACCGGCGGCTCGGCCTGCCCGCCGCACCCCTGCCGGCCAGGTCGCTGCCGGTCGTTCCGCTGGAGGCGAGCCCCGTTGCCTGA
- a CDS encoding HypC/HybG/HupF family hydrogenase formation chaperone → MCLAVPGRVVEIEERDGTRMAVVDFGGVVKDVCLEYLPDLAVGEYAIVHVGFALQRLDEESARKTLELFNELGLLQEEFGDPWEAAAGAGAAAKEVQE, encoded by the coding sequence ATGTGCCTGGCAGTACCCGGAAGGGTTGTGGAGATCGAGGAGCGGGACGGTACCCGGATGGCCGTCGTCGACTTCGGCGGCGTGGTCAAGGACGTGTGCCTGGAGTACCTGCCGGACCTGGCGGTGGGTGAGTACGCCATCGTCCACGTGGGGTTCGCCCTGCAGCGGCTGGACGAGGAGTCGGCCCGCAAGACGCTGGAGCTGTTCAACGAACTCGGCCTGCTGCAGGAGGAGTTCGGCGACCCGTGGGAGGCGGCCGCGGGCGCGGGCGCCGCCGCGAAGGAGGTGCAGGAGTGA